In the Natrinema sp. CBA1119 genome, GTCGCCCGCTACGACGGGAGCGTCGAACTCACCGAGACCGGCTCGGACGGCAGTCGCTTCGCGGTCGAACTCCCGGCCGCCTCGAGCGAACGGGACGACGAATCGCTCGCGGGCGCGACGACGACAGCACTCGTACTGGAGTGAGTGGGCACCGTCCGCCACCCGCGAGTCGCCCGATCACAGCGCTTCCTTGTACGCCTCGAGCGTCTCCTCGACGTCTTCTTCGGTGTGGCCGTAACTGACGAACTGGCACTCGAACTGGTTCTGCGAGAGGAAGACGTCCTGTTCCTTCATCTCCCCCCAGAAGATGCGCCGCCAGCGCTCGGTCTCGGCGTTTTTCACGTCGCCGGCGTTCTTCGGCGAGTAGTCGTAGCGCGGACAGGTCGGATCCTGCCGACAGCCGGCCGGGCACTGCTCCTCGAGCGAGTCCGGACCCTGCTCGCGGTTGTCACCGCTCGCGTCTTCCGGCGTGCGTTGCACGCCGCTCGGCCCTTCGCGGGTGAATATCACCTTGAACATGCTGTCCGTGCCGGTGACGGTGTAGCTGGGTGCCTGATCGGCGACGATATCGGTCAGCCCGCGGCGTAATCGGTCACCGAGCCCGTTGACGTGGCTATAGACATCGTTTTCCGCGGCGAATTTGAGGGTCTCGAGGCCGGCGGCCATCGTGATCGGGTGGCCGGAGAAGGTACCGGCCTGAAAGACGTCGCCCGTCGGCGCGAAGTGCTCGATAATTTCGGCACGGCCGCCGATCGCGCCGACGGGGAAGCCGCCGCCGATGATCTTCCCGAAGGTCGTCAGATCGGGCGTGACGCCGAACTCGCTCTGGGCGCAACCGAGGCCGCCGACGCGGAAGCCGGTGATCACTTCGTCAAAGATGAGCAGGGAGCCGTGTTCATCGGTGAGCTCTCGGAGGAACTCGTGGTAGCCCTCTTCGGGGTAGACGATTCCGTAGTTGCCCAGAATCGGTTCGGTGAGGACGGCGGCGATATCGTCGCCGTGTTCCTCGAACACCTCGCGGATCGCGTCCTCATCGTTGAACGGCACCGGCAGGGTGTGCTCGGCGAACGACTGCGGAATCCCGGCCGAGGAGGGCTGGGGGTCCTCGGCGTCGCCCTCGACCAGCGTCGACTCCTGTGCGCCGTGGTAGCCCCCCTGCATGACGACGATCTTGTTCCGACCGGTGTACCCCCGCGCGAGGCGAACGGCGGAGGTAGTCGCCTCGGTCCCCGAGTTGACGAACCGGATTTTCTCGACGCTCGGGACGTGGCGGACGACGAACTCCGCGAGGTCGACCTCGACCTCCGTCGGGGTGCCGTACATCGGTCCCTCGCTGGCTTTCTGCTGGATGGCGGCCCGGACCGGCTCGGGCAGGTCGTGTCCCAGCAACAGCGGGCCGAGTCCCATCACCCAGTCGATGTAGCGGTTGCCGTCGGCGTCGATGACGTGGCCGCCCTCGCCCTTTCGAACGAAGAACGGATACGGCTCGATCGCCGCACGGACCGCGGAGTTGACGCCCCCGGGCAGCACCGACAGCGCCCGATCGTACAGTTCGCGTGAGTTATCCTCGGTCATGGGTGGAGGTTGGATTTCGGGCGGGAAAGTTGTACCGAGGTCGGTCGCCGAACCGCGTGGCCAGCCGCCGAACCGATGACCCGCAGCCGAACCGATGACCCGCAGCCGAACCACTGGCCGGACGCCGCCAAATCAGCGGACCCACGTCGAACGCGTTCGGCTCGAGCCGGAGGACTCTCGAGTCTCCTCGATCGACACGGCGGACGGGTTTCCGTCGGCTACCGGGAGGAAACGGATCGCAAGAAAAGCGGCGAACGCCGCGCGAATTCAGCACGGCAATGTCCGATCAAAACCACAGTGAGCTGCACTGTGTCGGCCGCGAGGCGGGTGAGGCCACAGCCGACGTGACGCCCGGTTCGGACGGGCCTCGAGTCGCCAAACCTCGTTTGCCAGACACCGTGGAATGCGGGTCGCGTGATACGGTTTGCTGTAACGATTTACCGGCGCGACCGCGATCCGGCCTGCGGTCGCGCCGGGAATGACTTACAGCAGACCGTATGAGTCACCTCACGTCGCGGTCCGTTGGCGGGCGGACCGCGATCGGTCGACCGCGTGAGCCGAACTTAGACGGCATCACGACCGGTTTTCCCGGTGCGGATCTGGGTCGCGCCCTCGACGGGCATGACGAAGATCTTGCCGTCGCCGGGTTCGCCGGTTTCGGCGCCGTCGCGGATAGCGTCGACGACCTCCTGGGCCGGGATGTCCGCGACCACGCACTCGATCTTGACCTTCTGGTGGAGGTCGACCGTGTACTCCTCGCCGCGCCACTGGCCCTTCTTCGCGGGCTGTGAGCCGCGACCGGAGACGTTGGTGACGGTCAGCGACGGTGCGCCGGCTTCTGCGAGGGACTTCTTGATCGCTCCGAGGCGGTCCGGGCGGACGATCGCGGTGACCATCTTGATCTCGCCGTCGTTCGGCTCGCCGCCGTCGGCGCGAATGATCTCATCGCTGCCGCCGTCGGTCGCGACGTCGGGCTGTCCGAACTCGGGGTAGGTGTCGACGCCGTGTTCGGAGACGTCGAGGCCGTCGCGCTCGTGTTCGGGCGAAACGCGGGCCTGTCCCACGGCCTTCAGCGCACCGAAGACCAGAGCGGTCATGACGACCGTCCAGACGGTGATGGCGACGACGCCTGCGAGCTGTGCGATGAACGCATTGGCGACGCTATCGACCATGCCCGGAGCGGCCACGAACGGGAACAGCAGCGTTCCGAGGACGCCCGCGGATCCGTGGACGGGGAAGACCGCACAGACGTCGTCGATCTTCAGGCGCTGCTCGACGAAACTGAAGACGATCGGCAGCTGTGCGCCGGCGAGCAGACCGACGACCAGGGCACCCCACCACGCAGTGACGTCGGGGATTGCAGTAATGCCGACGAGACCGGCCAGCAGGCCGTTCGCAACGTAGAGCGTGTCGACTTTGCCGGTTTTCAGGAGGGCGACTGCGCCGGAGCCGATGGCGCCCATCGCCATCGCTAGCGTTGTCGTCAGCACAACGCGGCCGAGGACGGCTGCGTTGAACACCATCTCGCCGT is a window encoding:
- a CDS encoding ammonium transporter; the encoded protein is MEPTLLQSGEVADVGVLVDALNYTWILVVCFLIFFMHAGFAMLEAGQVRSKNVANQLTKNLLTWSVGVVAFFLVGAGVSSFVGGGGFTWIAGNDPGSWASGWFYGAVFAMTAATIVSGAVAGRAKLRAYVAYTVLLAAVIYPVVTGITWSGGYILEYVGTGFQDFAGGMIVHGMGGIAGLTAAWVLGPRMDRYNSDGSVNVIPGHSMTFAVLGTLLLAFGWYGFNVGTASIFVENADGEMVFNAAVLGRVVLTTTLAMAMGAIGSGAVALLKTGKVDTLYVANGLLAGLVGITAIPDVTAWWGALVVGLLAGAQLPIVFSFVEQRLKIDDVCAVFPVHGSAGVLGTLLFPFVAAPGMVDSVANAFIAQLAGVVAITVWTVVMTALVFGALKAVGQARVSPEHERDGLDVSEHGVDTYPEFGQPDVATDGGSDEIIRADGGEPNDGEIKMVTAIVRPDRLGAIKKSLAEAGAPSLTVTNVSGRGSQPAKKGQWRGEEYTVDLHQKVKIECVVADIPAQEVVDAIRDGAETGEPGDGKIFVMPVEGATQIRTGKTGRDAV
- a CDS encoding glutamate-1-semialdehyde 2,1-aminomutase, which codes for MTEDNSRELYDRALSVLPGGVNSAVRAAIEPYPFFVRKGEGGHVIDADGNRYIDWVMGLGPLLLGHDLPEPVRAAIQQKASEGPMYGTPTEVEVDLAEFVVRHVPSVEKIRFVNSGTEATTSAVRLARGYTGRNKIVVMQGGYHGAQESTLVEGDAEDPQPSSAGIPQSFAEHTLPVPFNDEDAIREVFEEHGDDIAAVLTEPILGNYGIVYPEEGYHEFLRELTDEHGSLLIFDEVITGFRVGGLGCAQSEFGVTPDLTTFGKIIGGGFPVGAIGGRAEIIEHFAPTGDVFQAGTFSGHPITMAAGLETLKFAAENDVYSHVNGLGDRLRRGLTDIVADQAPSYTVTGTDSMFKVIFTREGPSGVQRTPEDASGDNREQGPDSLEEQCPAGCRQDPTCPRYDYSPKNAGDVKNAETERWRRIFWGEMKEQDVFLSQNQFECQFVSYGHTEEDVEETLEAYKEAL